The genomic stretch ggggatgggagttactcgaggtaaaaggcccaatacccaggctatgagtgaaatataggaaacctaggaatagagtgattcatgggaagcgggtggtatggcgccacttagcggaacattgatatcacgagcagttcagaccctggtgggatattatcggtgcatacatcgggtgtgcacaggataatattctgcgaaaggttatttatgctgcgtttctcttgaccttaccctgacctagatgacacccgtgagtggggagggaatgatcattacaggtacagttgctgactggttggtgacttgttggtgactcttggtactgatggtgactgtgaattgtggacacttatttctgggacgccagagttctgtccgtggtttatcagcgggttccgtttatttcggatccccgggttgatttgagagtacctgttcagagaATCTGGCTGTCATCAGTTCAGTGGATGTgcctgtgatgatagtgatataatctccagttccgtttattttggaactccccaagtcggatttatggtgacttggtcccACAGATGGGACTGGTTCAGAGAAGtgatgggtcttcagatgacttggtggcacagtgacctgcattcatgcatttgcatcggtctcatttcgcattcatctgcattcaacccatgtctGTCCGTATTCAGGGTCCActtttgattaagattctggttgagagatatccagatgtcagaatgttgttgatgaaaaattatttgtctcagtgatgctggaatcaaaggacagaatattcctagtacggatagacattgcatgtgtgagtcatactaacccatttgctgttttgtaggtgttaaccggtgcgcatagctcgtctgcTCAGACATCCTGCTAGGGGTgacaaatccaaactgatggatccactccacaccggtaaaggcagacatgttcgggattggttatccagatcaagagtcgtctagaccaaacagaggacgtcgtccaccgtacatcttcgtcagtgcaggaatgctgaattctgatcaagcttgttcagtgagtgaggagatcgaccgcgaccgcgagctagagctgtggataaagtcgtgcgtaccaggcgattgaaaggcctccaaaagcatccCTGTCACTCATCCGGAGGAGTAGTTTTTCTGTGTTTTAGatttgtttgcatgaaagccatacgttttgctcgaaacgtactggtccattgtaagggccacctcatgtgtttcattttgcaacattttgcatcagtaataaatggatgtttttgtgatcaaaagcggtgttccctgtttttcattttttgcagttttaaaaaataaaaatggcaatgtttttcgtttttcttttgaacttgtcttgttccaaccacaaaagtgattaccctcctgatctcatcgataacaatttggttacacctctatatgacttcgacaatccaagttatcatgccgaagaaaaaggcgaagaagattgtgatctgctgaaattagctaggttgttgaaacaagaggagaaggtgattcaaccacacgagggGCGATTCAAGATTGTgattccaagcaccgccgaggtcagaaagtGAAAGTTGaagccgcttcagaggcgagtcgagaacagaatggtagccctgttgaaagaacaggttgatatcttcacctggttgcatcaagatacaccagggtggaatacccatgttgtggggcaagagctaccatcgagagaagactatcctctagtgaagaagaaggccggtgccacgaatcaaagggctacggtgactttgtttcatgatatgactcatcgtgaaagcgaattccatgttgatgacatgatgacaaagtcccaagcgGAAGAGGTGCATCCGGCGGACTTGATCcagttgtttgaccggttgagataactcatactgttgagttcgaattagcgcacttatggagtgctgtccggtaagcTGCCGAGGCTTATTAcgagcggataagaggaatcgaggtttttcctgcaaaaaaaaaaaaaaaaaaaaaaaaaaaaaaagaaaagaaaaaaacagtgtaagaaacgcctgaaccaaaaacaaacaaaaaagagagaaaagaaatcaaatggtcaggtggaatgatgactgccaaggggcatggaaagaaaaaaatgagtagcaggaacctctgattctgataccttccggggaagaaacaactgttaatctggtacttgacagccctcaaggggtctatgaggcgtattgggtcagcatgactagtcttgtcgaaaagagcatgcaatttacctaagcaaaaactttttacactgacagtgtatagtaattaatctctttttTAAATTacaattaataaaaatattataataaatgAGACGGAGAAAGTAAATTAGGCACGGATAGAGTATATGTTAacttttgaaaagaaaaaaatcaTGATCGTAATTCTGCCAACTCATCATCATAGAGACCTTGAGGGACTAAAACAGAAACATACCATAAACACTAAACTCTACTAGAAACTTTGATTAATTTTATGCATTCTTCATTTGATCAATTTGATCAACTTTATGCATTCTTCATTTGATCAAAACAGTTATCAGTGGTCAGAATCAATATTGGGGAACATGAGGGAGGAAATAACAGAATCATCTTTAACTAACTGCCTTCAAAATTCCTTCAAATTGATCAGAACATGACAACTACTCTTTAACCAATTTTATACCGACATATCGTCTTTCTTCTCTTGTTGATCCATGGTATCACAAAGAGCCAATCCTCTTGTCTCTGGCAAACCGAGCAACGTAAAACAAGACAACATGACAACTACTCCAAACACGCCGTAAGAGAAAATGTCATTTTTCCTCCCAGCAGATACCAAAAAGGGGATGAAAATGTTACCAAAAACCATAGCTTGTCGCACCAATGATGTTGTAGTGTTCCTCACACTTGTAGGAAATAGCTCAAGAATGTAAATCAGAAACACATTAAAAGCTGTGCAAGAACAGAAAAACGATGCCATTGCTAATCCGACTCTAATTTCTTGTATTCCTGATCCAACAACAACACACATTATACAGCACACGCCACTGGCTACTGAAAATACAAGAATCGATGGTTTTCTTTGGCGGTTCTCCAAGAAATAGGTAGCCACGCAAGCCGGTATTTCGATCAAGGCACTGAGCACAACGGCCAAGTAAATATCGAATCCTAAATTCCCAACTGCTAACGGCAAACCAAAATACACCATTCCAATTCCAATACCAAGCACCATTACCGCGACCATTCTCTTTAAAGCCCAGCCTCTCCCAAACAACTCGGCTATCGATGAGTAGAGTTGGAAAACGGAAGCCTTTTGTCGATTCACAGGAGCTTCTATCAAACCTACTGTCAAATCATTACCATTCTCTAATGAAGAAACTCCTGTAAGCATTGCCATAGCCTCTTGATGTCTTCCTTGCATTAGAAGCCACCTCGGAGACTCAGTAACAAAGATATAAGCAAGAACCGAGTAACAAATAGCAGGAACCGACGTCCAGATGTAAACCGATCTCCACGAATTAAACCTATTGGCATAAGCTATACCAGACAGTGACATATACCCTAATATGAAGCAGGTGTATTCGACAATACCAACGGTGAACCTCCATTCAGTACTAACTTTCTCAGCAAGCATAACTAAAACACATGTTCCGATCGACGAACGCAAAAAGCCAATCAAGAATTTAAAAGCAGAGTAAATCCAAATATCCGTAGAGAAAACTATGAGAAACGAAACTATAGACATCGATAAACAAGAGATAACAAGTGTGTTCTTTCTTCCAAGTGAAGTATCCGCCAAAGTCGCGAGAAGAAACAAACCGAAAAGGCAACCAATGAAGAACGAAGATTGCGGTAAACCAGTAACAAAGCTACTGGCACACTCAAGATTCCATTGAGATATCACTGTTTTGTGTGATGGTCCATCCCATGACCATGCAGATTTAGGGATATTGCATATATTAGAATCCGAGTTGCATAATGTTGAATTTGTGCAATGCCATGACGGGTAATCTTCGGTGTAAATCGTTATGAATGAATGCTGTGCATCAACGAAGGATGCAAATGAAACAAGAATGCACTGCAGAAATTCTAACCAACCAAATCTTCCTAAACCCTTTTCCATCATATCATTCAACACTTTCTCCTGCTCAACAGAATCAGAATTTATTAAAATTGGAACTAAATCTTCAATTTCCATATCTAttaaaactaaaactaaaatCAAAATCCTAATCCAGTACTTTCAATGAAGTGtaagaaaaatggaaaataaaatttGTACCTTGGAAGAAGGGTGAGGAATGGAAGAAGGTAGCTCTTCGATAGCCGCCATGAGAGGATGAGGAAAAAAGATGAGAatgagaaagaaagaaagaaagaatgAAAGAATGATGTGTTATGAGAAATGAATGTGGTGGTTTATGTAAGGATTTCGAATGAATATGCATAAACACGTGTTAACCTCGTGACATTATTATCTCCTTTTTAAATACATTAATTATGTATCTagactatatatatatataactcaAATACATTAATCATTTAATACATTTACAAAAATAAATTATCTTTTATAAATTAATACGTACTTTCTAAGTTTTAATCATTTTTACcttttattataaaaataattattactttttcaaatacattttttaattattattttatacattactattaataaattaatttaataaaaatatatcttataataatataattatatattttaatttgtgtgtaaaattttttaaattgaaaatcATCTTTAGGGAGTAGACAGAAAGTCGTACTACTAATATAGTAGTATTATGTGTGTGGAAATGTATGATTTGGCGTCATACTGGTCAAACGACGGTGTTTTTTATGAAAGCGGTGTATCCTTCATATTTATGGTTTTCTTATATAATTTATTATAGTCAATGATGACTACTTTAGAAACTATTAATTAAAtcattaatatatatatatatatatatatatatatatatatatatatatatatatatatatatatatatatatatatatatatatatatatatatatatatatatatatatatatatatatatatatatatatatatatatatatatatatatatatatatatatatatatatatattaaatacATTATATATTGAATAAATTCAAAAGTcaaaatttatttatataaaaaagAAAGAGTAGAACGGATGAAATATAATTGTTTATAATATAGAGCATACATTATTAGACTATAATATATTCTAACTTTTTAGAGTTTATTTTTCAAATTTGATATCCAATTTTGTCGATTTTGTTAATAATTAATTTAGTGGGTACTAATTTTATTGTCCACTAACAAAGTCCATTTAACGTTAGAGATGTTAACGATAATAAACATATAAAAGACCATTTGATTTAGGATTTTAATAGAATGAACAAAATTTGAAGAGTTAGGGTTACATCTGAGTATAAATACTATATGTTAGAAAATATCGAACTATCTTtacactactacaaataatatattttatgataAAACTTTCATCTCACTCAACCAAAAATTGAGGTAAAATATTAAGGTCCaccatattttttttataataaatatCACATATTCCTTAATTTCTAATTAAAACCGGGGGAAAAATAATTGAGAACATGTTTCGAATCCCAATAACAACgatttatgtttttatttctttaaaaatTGTGTCattctttttgttttatttttaaattagTTATTTATTCCTTCAGTTATATTTAATAACTGAGATATTAGATTATCAGATTATAGTATAAAAAAACTCGTTAATCAGATTTTACCCTAAACATAACTTTTATGTAACTGATCCAAACTTGTACACATCATTCTTTGTGATGGATTATAAGACAGAAAAAATCTTCAATGTTCTTCTATCTTGAACAAAACTTTTTTTCCCTCTTGCAATCTATTCCAACAtaatgttgttgatgttgttgttgtatttttggaataaacttatgttgtcaatcaaagaaaatatTGAAAAATTTATTATTTTCCTCGGTTGACAATATTGAGAATTTTATTCCTTAAAGCAATCATCTTGCTCTCTTTCATGTCAAAGAATTTTTCATGAAAACATTTGCCGAAGAGAATGAAACATCTCTGGGATGAATTGAAAGTACATAAATTTTTTCTCTTGGTAGGAACATATAACTTATCAGAAATTTGAAAAGATTTGTTATTCTCCAAGAATCCATTGTCAAAATATGAATTTGtttaaacaatttattttaatattctgGGTAAACAATGTAATTAAAAAAAAGTGTTTTCCACTTAGTTTTTTTATAAAAACCGAGAGGTATGTGACACTTGGGATGAAACgtattttattgtattttttatcTAAAAAGAAACATATTTTACATCAGTTTTAAGTAATAACCGACGTAAAATATAAATATGTTTATCCATTTTCTTCACCGtccttaaacaaatctttgtcATCTATTTAATCAGTATCAACACTCAAAACACTGTCGTAAATGATCCGCGTGAAACCAAAAATCCTAATTATAAAAATATTATGAATATTAAACTTTGATAATGAAATATTTGGCATGAAAacttaaaaaaataattattttatttgagaAAAAAATTCTAGGATGGAATGTAATAACATAATTACTTGGGTTCAAGGTTTGTGTTCTTAAATTATCATATaactgaatatttattttatttatctaaactttttttgttttatatcagaCATTTGATCTTTCTCAAGATAAATGAAACGATGATCCTCAATATTTTTTCTTCCCCAAGATATTCAACATTTCTTCTTCACTGACAACTATGACGATAAAGAATAAATGTAAATTCAGTATAAACAATGTAATATTTTGTGTAAATAACGTAGTTCGTAAAcaaattaatttaataatattatgtgtaaacaaattatatatatatatatatatatatatatatatatatatatatatatatatatatatatatatatatatatatatatatatatatatatatatatatatatatatatatatatatatatatatatattctttcGGTTTTGCTAATAAACTGAGAGGTATAtgatgatagttttgaaaatataaaaaaaactaTTGCTGAAGATCAAACCAATGACCCTTTAAACTATCCACTCGGTTATTAAAAAAGCGAAGGGTAAAGTGGCAGTTCTTCATGACGCCATTCATTACCTCACCTCTTTAACCGAGGTTAAATTAACTTCGTGTCTGATGTTACATGTGTTTTTTGTAGTAGTGTTACAAAGATATAATGAAAcaatattataataataataataataataataataataatatctAACATCTCCCCTCAAATTCAAAATGCATTAGCAGAGAGCATCAAGAGTTTGTcaatcaaaaaataaaaatgtttAATAGAATGCGTCTTCATAAACAAATCAGTAATTTGTAAAACGGAGGAGACTtttgatatttgtaaatatatataGTGTTAAGAATATTTGCACGTAAAATAGTctcacatcgactatatcatgtaattagttgtaatctCTTTATATATAATAAAGTCCCTGTAGTGCTTTTCAAAATACACGatttattcaaatgtctcttagtctcttATATTTCAACATGATATCTAGAGCCTTCTAAGAGACAATTGTTTCTTCGTCGAGCTTTACCCGGTTGATCCACTGTCTTCCGGTGATAATTTTTTTTGCAAACCGTGTCATCACTCCAGTTTGCCTCTCACTTTTCAAAATTCTTCGGTAACCATCCGACTCGCCACCCTCTGATCCGGCCGTTGCGTTTTTTCCACCGCTGCACCGCGCATACCAGCTCGTCCGATGGATGATTCCAACCATTTTTCCGTCGGTCTACTTGCCTCTCCCCACCCGTACCAGATCCTGCCTTCGTCTTACTTTATGACTCGCAGAAAACGGTGATCCACTCCAAACAACCCCAATTTCACTTCGTTATTTTGTTGTCCAAGCCATAGGAGACACTAATTTTGATTTCAGTGATTCATTTACCAAAATTCTATTTATCCCATGTGAAAGGCTAACTGGCTCATCCAACTACAACATATGGGTTGGTGCTGTCAAGATGTGGTTTCACGGTTAGGGATATGAAGACCACTTAACCACAAAAGTGGATACTGTTCCCGCAGCCAAACTTGCTAAATGGAAGAAAACCATTACATCTCTTGGCAATAATCAGAATCTTATTCTAGGAAGGTCATCCAACTCCAAACCCCGTCGCAAGTGTGACCATTGTAACCGGCTTGGACATACTATTGACCGTTGTTGAAAGTTGCATGGTAGACCGCCAGGCCAGGTAAATGCAGCTCAAATCGATCACCCGGACACTATGCATACTTCACCTTCTCTTCAGAACTTGGCGCCAAACTACGAGGATTTTCTCAGATGGTCTCAGACTAATCAAAACTCTGGTTCCACGACTTCGGTTTCACACACTGGTAATCCATTTGTTTGCTTCTCTTACTCATCTCCTCTTGGTCCTTGGGTCCTTCATTCTGGTGTGTCTGGTCATGTTACCGGtaataaaaaaaattctcttcCCTCTCTACATCTAGTTTCTTACCTACTATAACTTCTGTTAATGGTTCTAAAACTCGATCCGAAGGGATTGGTACTGTTCAAATtctcactacgccaaataagggaaaagatggcgctttttttggcctataacagcgctttaaagcgccctctaaagtgactctttaagccctttaagggccactttagaggacgctttttaaagaaagcgccctctaaagtggaaacttttaagggtttagagggcgcttttactgaaaagcgccctctaaagtggaaattttaagggtttagagggcgcttttactggaaagcgccctctaaagtggaaatttaaagggtttagagggtgcttattttggaaagcgccctctaaagtgggtggttatttaaatttttttttttaaaaagcgctatatttttttatttattttagacaacctgtatattgaagcagtacacccaaaactgtataatttgaagtcatttttcacacattgcattcaacaagccttatatacaacaatccatatatatatatatatatatatatatatatatatatatatatatatatatatatatatatatatatatatatatatatatatatatatatatatatatatatatatatatatatatatatatatatatatatataacaatccactgatataatcgtttaacttctaaagattctaaatatacaaccaattcataacttaaaaagaaataaaactaagtagcaaaagcatctctgagatgtatgtttttttt from Lathyrus oleraceus cultivar Zhongwan6 chromosome 7, CAAS_Psat_ZW6_1.0, whole genome shotgun sequence encodes the following:
- the LOC127108098 gene encoding organic cation/carnitine transporter 3 isoform X1; the encoded protein is MAAIEELPSSIPHPSSKEKVLNDMMEKGLGRFGWLEFLQCILVSFASFVDAQHSFITIYTEDYPSWHCTNSTLCNSDSNICNIPKSAWSWDGPSHKTVISQWNLECASSFVTGLPQSSFFIGCLFGLFLLATLADTSLGRKNTLVISCLSMSIVSFLIVFSTDIWIYSAFKFLIGFLRSSIGTCVLVMLAEKVSTEWRFTVGIVEYTCFILGYMSLSGIAYANRFNSWRSVYIWTSVPAICYSVLAYIFVTESPRWLLMQGRHQEAMAMLTGVSSLENGNDLTVGLIEAPVNRQKASVFQLYSSIAELFGRGWALKRMVAVMVLGIGIGMVYFGLPLAVGNLGFDIYLAVVLSALIEIPACVATYFLENRQRKPSILVFSVASGVCCIMCVVVGSGIQEIRVGLAMASFFCSCTAFNVFLIYILELFPTSVRNTTTSLVRQAMVFGNIFIPFLVSAGRKNDIFSYGVFGVVVMLSCFTLLGLPETRGLALCDTMDQQEKKDDMSV
- the LOC127108098 gene encoding organic cation/carnitine transporter 3 isoform X2; protein product: MAAMEELPSSIPHPSSKEKVLNDMMEKGLGRFGWLEFLQCILVSFASFVDAQHSFITIYTEDYPSWHCTNSTLCNSDSNICNIPKSAWSWDGPSHKTVISQWNLECASSFVTGLPQSSFFIGCLFGLFLLATLADTSLGRKNTLVISCLSMSIVSFLIVFSTDIWIYSAFKFLIGFLRSSIGTCVLVMLAEKVSTEWRFTVGIVEYTCFILGYMSLSGIAYANRFNSWRSVYIWTSVPAICYSVLAYIFVTESPRWLLMQGRHQEAMAMLTGVSSLENGNDLTVGLIEAPVNRQKASVFQLYSSIAELFGRGWALKRMVAVMVLGIGIGMVYFGLPLAVGNLGFDIYLAVVLSALIEIPACVATYFLENRQRKPSILVFSVASGVCCIMCVVVGSGIQEIRVGLAMASFFCSCTAFNVFLIYILELFPTSVRNTTTSLVRQAMVFGNIFIPFLVSAGRKNDIFSYGVFGVVVMLSCFTLLGLPETRGLALCDTMDQQEKKDDMSV